DNA from Thermoleophilum album:
GGAGATGTGGATCGAGACGATTTCCCGACCGTCGGTCAGAAGCGGCTCGTAGACCTTCAAGAAGTCGCCGACCGACGGCTGTGAGGTGGTCGGCAGCCGCTCGCTGCTACGTAGTCGCTGGTGGAAGGCAGCCTGATCAGCGATCTCGGTCTCCGGTACCTGCCGCTCGTCTTCGACCACGTAGAGCGGCACGACACGGATCTGGTGCTGCTCGATGACGTCTGGGGGCAGGTAGCAGGTGCTGTCGGTGACGACGACTACTTGCGCTTGTGGTCCGGCGGTTGGCTCGCGCATCGGCGAGCGCAGCCTAAACCAGCGTCCGACAGCACTTCCGCTGCAGGGCCGGACGCAACCAGTCGCCGTTCCTAAACTCGTCGCAGAAGCCCGTCGATTGTTCGGGCGCGACCTGGAGGTCGACGAGAGTGGCGTTGGGAGCTGACGAGCTGAAAGCGGCGCGGGAACGCCTCGAGCAGCGACTTGCGCAGGTAGAGCAGATGTTGGCTTCGGTCGCTCGGCGCGAGGAGAGCACCGAGTTTGCGCACGTCGACAACCACCCGAGCGATCTCGCCACCGACCTGCACGATCGGGAGCTCGATGAGACGACCGTGCTGCTGCTCCGCGACGAGCGCGACCGCATCCGCGCAGCGCTACGGGCGATCGAGCACGGCACCTACGGGATCTGCATCGACTGCCATCGTGAGATCCCGCGTGAGCGCTTGCAAGCAGCGCCCGACGCGTTGCGCTGTCTCAGCTGTCAACGCAAGCGCGAGGCCTATCTCCGCCAGCACATCCACCCCGACGGCGGTCGCGGCTGAGCACGGGCTCAGTCGCGCAGGCGGTTCTCGAGCTCGATCGGCGGCGCGTTCGGGGGCGCGCTAGCGGGAGCGTCAGAAGGTGCCTCGCCGGCGGCGGACTGGGCGTCGCCGGCTGCCTGCGCCGCGACGCCGAGGAGCTCTTGGAGCTCGCCGCTCTCGTACATCTCGGTGACGATGTCGCAACCACCGACCAGTTCGCCGTCGATGAAGAGCTGGGGAATCGTCGGCCACCCGGAGAGCGCCGAGAGTTCCTGCCGGATCCGTGGGTCGGGGAGGATGTCGAGCGCCGCGTAACGCACGCCGAGCTCGTTGAGGATCGCGGCGACGCGCGCCGAGAACCCGCACGCCGGGCGATCGGGTGTGCCCTTCATGAAAAGCATCACGCGGTTTTCGCGGATCGCGCGCTCGATGAATTCGCGGATCTGCTGACGCGTCAAGTCGTCATTAGGCGCCTCTGCGCTCATCTGTTCTCCTCCTCCGGGGCGAGTGTTCGTAGCGAGAGAGCGTGGATCGGCCCCCCGATCTCGCCATCGAAGATTCCGTACACCAGCCGATGGCGTTCGATCCGCGAAAGGCCGGAGAAACGATCCGACACGATCTCGCAGCGGAAGTGGTCGCCGCCGCCGGTCAGATCCTCGACCCGGACGACGGCCCCTGGGAGGGCCCGCTCGATCCTCTGCTTGATCTCATCGGCTGAGGGCATCGCGATCGACGATAGCGGCCCTACAATCGAGACCGATGGTCACGCTCACTGAGTTCGCAGCGCAGAAGGTACGTGAGTTCATGGCCGCCCAGGGGGCCAGCGAGCAAGAGGTCGGCCTGCGGGTCGGCGTCCGCGGGGGCGGCTGCTCCGGCTTCCAGTACGCGCTGGCGCTCGACGAGCAACGCGAAGGCGACCACGTATTCGAGTCTCAGGGCATCCGCGTGTTCGTCGACTCGGCGAGCCTGCGCTACGTCGACGGTTCGACCGTCGATTACACCGAGAACTTCATGGGTGCCGGCTTTCAGGTCGAGAACCCGAACGTGGTTGCCTCCTGCGGTTGCGGCTCGTCGTTCCGGATCGCTGACGAGGAGCCGTCCTGCGGGGCGGCGGTTTGACGCCTCCACGCAGCTGCTAACGACCCACCGTTCGATGAGCCATTCGGCGCTTGCGGCGCGAGTGGCGCAATCCGTGACTTCTACGTCTCGACTACATTGCCGCGCGTGCGGCTCGTGATGTTCACGGACGGCGACGGCGCGGCACGCCCCGGAGTACTTGTCGAGGGGGTTGTGCACGAGCTCGATTCGCCACTGCTCGATGCCGGCCTGGAACCTTCTCTGGACGCCTTGCTGCGTGCGGGCGGTCTCGGTGCGGTTGAGCCCGGTGAGCCCGTCGCCGAGCTTGACCAGGTGTCGCTTCTGCCCCCGCTGCGCAAGCCCGAGAAGATCGTCTGCATCGGTCTCAACTACCGCTCGCACGCCGAGGAGCAGGGTGCAGAGCCGCCGCAGCAACCGACCTTCTTCGCGAAGTTCCGGAATGCCCTCGCCGCACCCGGCGCGACCGTCCCGCTGCCGCGTGCCAGTCGAAAGGTCGACTACGAGGCGGAGGTTGCCTTCGTCGTCGCCGACCGCTGCAAGGACGTTCCGGAGAGCGAGGCGCTCGACCACGTCGCCGGCTACCTCCTGTTCAACGACCTCTCGGCACGCGATCTCCAGTTCGCGACACCTCAGTGGATGCCGGGCAAGGTGTTCGATGGCTCGGCGCCGATCGGGCCGGCGCTCGTGACACCCGACGAGGCAGGTCCTCACGACGCGATCGATCTCGAGCTGCTGCTCAACGGTGAGCGCATGCAGCAGGCCACGACGGCCGATCTCGTCCATTCGGTGCCGGCGCTCCTCAGCTACCTCTCGACTCTGATGACGCTTGAAGCGGGCGATATCGTCGCCACCGGGACGCCGGCGGGCGTCGGTAGCTTGCGGCGTCCGCGGGTCTGGCTGAAACCGGGCGACGAAGTGATCGTTCGTTCGCGGGTACTTGGCGAGCTCGTGACGCGCATCGGCGAACCGCGCTGACGGCGAACATCGCGCGCGGCCCAGCAGGGCGCGTACGTGGCGGTCTGTTCGTTTCGCAGCGGGCCAACACCCGCTCGGCGAACGCGCTGTCCCGAGACTTAACTTATGCGGTCTGCTGCCGATCAGGACCGCATGGAGATTCGTTCGGGGCTGCTCGAGTACGGCGGTCGCAATACCGACGTGGCGCGAGTGGTGGCGGCCCTTATCGATGGCGTCGTGTGCGCGGCGATCTACCTGGTCGTCGCCGCCCTCGTCGGCGGTGGTGTCGAGGCCGCCGCGCTGGCGACAGCCTGGGCGCTCTTCTACTTCTTCGCCTGCGAGTCGCTGTCCGGGCAGACGCTTGGCAAGCGCCTGATGAAGCTGCGCGTGTTCCGGGTCGACGGATCGTTGCCCGGAATGCGCGAGGCCGCGATCAGGAACGTGTTGCGTCTGGTTGACGGGCTCTTCCTGTACGCCGTCGGCGCGATCGCGATGCTGCGCAGCGGTGCGCGCCGGCAGCGCATCGGCGATCTGCTCGCCGAGACCTTGGTGCTCCCGCAAGATGCCGAACCGAAGGCGGCGGAGCCGCGGCCGGAAGACGGTTGGGTTAGCGTCGTCGAGCAGCCGACTGCGTCGCGGCCTTTCGAGGTCGGTGGGCCGGCCGAGGAAGCGAACGCGCCCGAGGCCAGCGTGCCCGACGAAGCAAGCGCACCCGCAGCGAACGTGCCTGAGGCGAGCGCGCCCGAGGCCAGCGTGCCCGCAGCGAACGTGCCCGAGGCCGAGGCGACCACCGAGGAACCGACGGTACCGCTCGCGTCATCCGTCCCGGTGGCGCCCGCTGACCGCCCCGCGCCCATCGATTCCCCTGCTGCGGCCGATTCCCCTGCCCCCGCCACCCCCACCGAGACAGTGGCGGAGCCTGTCGCGGAAGAGGCCTCACCGATCGGGGCTGCGCCAGTCGAGCCGCTCGAACAAACCGCGCAAGTCGAGCCGCCCGAGCCCCTCGATGAACCGCAGCAGGAGGGTCCTTCCGAGCAGGGCGAGCAGCCCGCGCCGGCGCAGCACACAGAACACGCGGAGGAGCCGGCGCAGGTTACGCAGGTGGAGTACGCCGAAGAGTCGGCGCAGGTTGCGCAGGCGGAGCCCGCCGAAGAGCCGGCGCATTCCGAACACGCCGAGCACGCCGAAGAAACGGCGCACTCGGCGTCGGCGGAGAGCGCCCAGTCGCCGACGGCCGAAGCGACCGAGGCGACCACGTCGGCTGATGACGCAGGCATCAAGGTGCGTCAAACGGAGGTTGTCTCGTCGCCGATCGAGCTCCTAATGGGGGACTGGCAAGACCGCGACACAACCCTCACGCAGAGTGAAGAGGAGCGCTCGGCATCGGCGGGCCGCGACCGGCAGTCCGCGTCCTGACCGTCGGCCGCTCGTGGCGTAAGCCCCCCGTGACGCACGGCGCGTTGAGGGCGCGGTTAGGCTCGCTTTCGTGTCCGCGCACCACAGCGGAGAAGACGTCTTACGGGTAGCCGTAGTCGGGGCGGGTCCCGCCGGTTTCTACGTCGCCGGTGCCCTGCTGCGCCACGAACGGCACCGCTTCGCGGTCGATCTGTTCGAGCGCCTGCCGACGCCCTGGGGGCTCGTTCGCGCCGGTGTCGCTCCCGATCACCAGAACATCAAGGCAGTGGCACGCGCCTTCGACCGCATCGCGCGATTGCCCGGCTTTCGCTTCGTGGGAAACGTCGAATTGGGTACCGACGTCGAGCTTGCCGCGCTGCGCCGGGTATACGACGCAGTGGTAATAGCGATCGGGGCCGCAGTCGACCGCCGGCTCGGGATTCCCGGCGAAGAACTCACCGGGAGTCACGGCGCCGGGGAGTTCGTGGGCTGGTACAACGCGCACCCCGATTACGCCCACCTGGACTTCGACCTGAGCCACGAGCGTGCTGTCGTGATCGGCAACGGAAACGTCGCCGCCGACGTCGCTCGGATCCTCCTCACGCCTGCCGAACGCCTTGCAACAACCGACATATCCGATCGCGCGCTTGCGCGGCTGCGTGAGAGCGCGGTTCGGGAGGTCGTGATCGTCGGCCGTCGTGGCCCTGCCGAGGCTGCGTTCACCAACCCCGAACTGCGGGAACTGGGCTCAATACCTGACTGCGCGGTCGTCGTCGCCCGCGAGGAGCTTGAGCTCGAGGAGCCGTCGCGCCTGGCACTCGAGCAGTCGGCCGACGCGACGCGTCGCCGCAACCTCGCGACCTTGCGCGAGTTTGCGGAGCGTGGCGAGGCCAGCGAGCAGCGACGACTGCGCTTGCTGTTTCGTCGCTCGCCAGTACGTCTGCTCGGCGCCGATCGTGTCGAAGCGATCGAACTGGAACGCAACGAGCTAGTAGCGGTAAGTGACGGCCGAGTCCTCGCGCGCCCAACGGGTCATCGCGAGCGCTTGGCTTGCGGGCTCGTGCTGCGGGCGATTGGCTATCGCACGCTGCCAATCGACGGACTGCCCTTCGACGCCAAGCGGGGCGTCGTACCCAACCTGCAGGGACGGGTCGTCGACCCCGCCAGTGACGGCCAGCCGGTGCCCGGGCTGTACGTGGCTGGTTGGGCCAAGCGCGGTCCTAGCGGCGTGATCGGGACTAACAAGCAAGATGCCCAGGAAACGGTCTCGGCGCTTCTAGAAGACCTCGAAGCCGGTGTCTTGCCGCGCGCCGCGCGCCTTAGCCGTGACCCGCTGGAGCTGCTATCGCTCGCCGGTGGCGCGATCGTCGACTACGCAGGGTGGTTACGGATCGACGCCGTCGAACGCGAGCGCGGGCAGTCTGCCGGGCGACCACGCGTCAAGCTAGCGACCCGCGACGAGCTGCTCCGACACGCCCTCGGCGGCGTAAACGACCATCCGGTTGGCGATCGCGACGACCGTCTCTTCCGTGACCGCATCGAGCGCGTCCGGATCAAGCCAGCGCTCAAGCCGCGTAGCTCGCTCGGCAACACCGGCACGCGCGACCAACGCTAGGCAGCTGCGGGCGGCAGCCAGCACCGGCTGCGGCTGAGTCGTCCACAACGCCTCGAAACGACGCTGATGGTCGGCTACCGCCGCCGGTGACGCGGCCAGCTCGCGCGCGCAGAAGGCGAGCGAGAAGGGCGGCGAGACGGCGACTATCACCCACTCGCGAGACGCCGGCTCGGTCTCCGGCAGCGGCACTTCGAGCAGGCGATTGGCGTGCGGTCGAGCGAAATCGGCGAAAACCACGCAGGCGTCGACGACGCCCGCGAGATCGTGCCACCGCGCACGCGACGCAACGAAGAAACTGCGGCGCTGGAAGAGTCCGAAGAGCACTCCGCCGCGCATCCGGAGCGCGCACTCGTCCTCGATCGCCCTGCTCAACGCGACCATCGTGCGCTTGCGGCAAGTCAACGGCGTGAGCCCGCGGCCTGCGCGCACCAGCGCCTCATGAGGCGTCTCTGCTGCTGCCCGCTGGCCGGTCGCCCGGACCCGAGCGATCGCCGCCTCGAGGGCGAGGCCCTGCTCGCGCATCGCCAGCACCCGTCGCACCTGTTCGACCGCAGTGGGCGGGTAGCGGCGCCTTCCGGACGCTGCGCGAACGGCCTCTGGAAATCCGTATCGACGCTCCCAGGTGCGGATCGTGGCTTGAGGTAGCCCGCAGGCTGCTGCCAGCTCGCCGATCGAGAGCGTTCCTTCCTGCGTGCTCACAGCGACAAGCCTCGCAGGGGCCAAGCAAGCAAGCGTCGCGCCCCTGCGGCGCGATCACCAGTTGTCTTAGTCATACTGAATCAGTAAAGTTGGTCATGATGAACAACCTGAAGAAGCTCGACGAGCACCGCGAAACACCTGCCGACCTGCTGAGCCCGGAAGTGTTCGAGCGGGCGTTCCGTGACTGCGCCCCGCTGGCTCGGGCGGCAGCGCTGAGGGTCCTCGGCGACGTCGACGCAGCGGAGGACGTTGTGCAGGAGGTCTTCCTCGGTCTCTGGCACCGGCCCGAGCGTTTCGATCCGCGGCGAGCGTCACTGGAGACTTACGTAACGATGGTCGCGCGCTGTCGGGCGCTCGACCGA
Protein-coding regions in this window:
- a CDS encoding TraR/DksA C4-type zinc finger protein, which produces MGADELKAARERLEQRLAQVEQMLASVARREESTEFAHVDNHPSDLATDLHDRELDETTVLLLRDERDRIRAALRAIEHGTYGICIDCHREIPRERLQAAPDALRCLSCQRKREAYLRQHIHPDGGRG
- the grxD gene encoding Grx4 family monothiol glutaredoxin; this translates as MSAEAPNDDLTRQQIREFIERAIRENRVMLFMKGTPDRPACGFSARVAAILNELGVRYAALDILPDPRIRQELSALSGWPTIPQLFIDGELVGGCDIVTEMYESGELQELLGVAAQAAGDAQSAAGEAPSDAPASAPPNAPPIELENRLRD
- a CDS encoding BolA family protein; this encodes MPSADEIKQRIERALPGAVVRVEDLTGGGDHFRCEIVSDRFSGLSRIERHRLVYGIFDGEIGGPIHALSLRTLAPEEENR
- a CDS encoding HesB/IscA family protein, producing the protein MVTLTEFAAQKVREFMAAQGASEQEVGLRVGVRGGGCSGFQYALALDEQREGDHVFESQGIRVFVDSASLRYVDGSTVDYTENFMGAGFQVENPNVVASCGCGSSFRIADEEPSCGAAV
- a CDS encoding fumarylacetoacetate hydrolase family protein, translating into MRLVMFTDGDGAARPGVLVEGVVHELDSPLLDAGLEPSLDALLRAGGLGAVEPGEPVAELDQVSLLPPLRKPEKIVCIGLNYRSHAEEQGAEPPQQPTFFAKFRNALAAPGATVPLPRASRKVDYEAEVAFVVADRCKDVPESEALDHVAGYLLFNDLSARDLQFATPQWMPGKVFDGSAPIGPALVTPDEAGPHDAIDLELLLNGERMQQATTADLVHSVPALLSYLSTLMTLEAGDIVATGTPAGVGSLRRPRVWLKPGDEVIVRSRVLGELVTRIGEPR
- a CDS encoding RDD family protein — its product is MEIRSGLLEYGGRNTDVARVVAALIDGVVCAAIYLVVAALVGGGVEAAALATAWALFYFFACESLSGQTLGKRLMKLRVFRVDGSLPGMREAAIRNVLRLVDGLFLYAVGAIAMLRSGARRQRIGDLLAETLVLPQDAEPKAAEPRPEDGWVSVVEQPTASRPFEVGGPAEEANAPEASVPDEASAPAANVPEASAPEASVPAANVPEAEATTEEPTVPLASSVPVAPADRPAPIDSPAAADSPAPATPTETVAEPVAEEASPIGAAPVEPLEQTAQVEPPEPLDEPQQEGPSEQGEQPAPAQHTEHAEEPAQVTQVEYAEESAQVAQAEPAEEPAHSEHAEHAEETAHSASAESAQSPTAEATEATTSADDAGIKVRQTEVVSSPIELLMGDWQDRDTTLTQSEEERSASAGRDRQSAS
- a CDS encoding FAD-dependent oxidoreductase, with protein sequence MSAHHSGEDVLRVAVVGAGPAGFYVAGALLRHERHRFAVDLFERLPTPWGLVRAGVAPDHQNIKAVARAFDRIARLPGFRFVGNVELGTDVELAALRRVYDAVVIAIGAAVDRRLGIPGEELTGSHGAGEFVGWYNAHPDYAHLDFDLSHERAVVIGNGNVAADVARILLTPAERLATTDISDRALARLRESAVREVVIVGRRGPAEAAFTNPELRELGSIPDCAVVVAREELELEEPSRLALEQSADATRRRNLATLREFAERGEASEQRRLRLLFRRSPVRLLGADRVEAIELERNELVAVSDGRVLARPTGHRERLACGLVLRAIGYRTLPIDGLPFDAKRGVVPNLQGRVVDPASDGQPVPGLYVAGWAKRGPSGVIGTNKQDAQETVSALLEDLEAGVLPRAARLSRDPLELLSLAGGAIVDYAGWLRIDAVERERGQSAGRPRVKLATRDELLRHALGGVNDHPVGDRDDRLFRDRIERVRIKPALKPRSSLGNTGTRDQR